The sequence below is a genomic window from Candidatus Sysuiplasma acidicola.
TCCCTCCCTGACAGATCCTCCGACCGAGCCATCTTCTTTTCTTGCTTCCCGCGGAGAACTGATGGGTATGATTGCCAGCATTGCCGTTATGAAGATTACAGTCAATGCGATAAATGCGTCATCGAATCCGAGGACAAGGACTGCACCGGCTAAGCCGTATCCGGCTGTTTCGGCAACTCCTGTGGCTGCCTGCATGACCGATGTTCCCTTCTTGTATGTTGCATCGTCCAGGAACCTCTTCGACCAGACGGATCTGACAGAGTTCATAACGTCTGATGTGAAACCGATGATTATGGACGTTGAGAAGAAGAGCAGCGCAATGAGCAGTACGCTGTGCACAAGCAGTGCGATGAACAATATGCCTATGGCCGCGGGCCTTGCAATGCCTGCAACCGCACCTAGCGACTTCTTCCTCGGGCTCCTGTCGACGTAGGCTCCTACGATGAAGCTCGCGAAGAGCGGGAGGGATACCATGCCATCCGCCAGGCCGGTTATCACCGTTGAGTGTGTGAGAGCAAGCGTCACCCAGAGCACGACAATGCCATATGCCATCACTCCCATTCTTGACAGTCCGGCGTTCAATATAACCAGCCTGAAGTCATGCGTCAGCACACCGTTTCTGTTCTCCGCGCCTGGTCTTTCCTCACTATCATTCTGCATGTCATTGACCACCGTGCAATGTTTCCTGCTTTACCATGCAAATGTATTCATACATATAAATCTTATTTATACATAATGATTTTATTTGGATGAAGTATTGGTACTTATGTGTCTGGATCATCTGCCGAAGGAAGGGAAAAAGGGAATGACCCGTACGACCTCGTACTGGATGCACTGAGCAATTCGACAAAAATGAGCGTACTTCTTCTGCTGGCAAGGAACGAAAAGCTGACTGTGACGCAGATGGCCAGACACATCAGGGTCACAAGGTCAAACCTCTATCACTTCGTGGCCGAGATGGTGAAGGACGGACTTCTCGCAGAACCCGAGGTGGTCGTGAAGAAGAACCATATCGAGAAATACTACTCCCAGAACCATGAGTTCTGGAAGGCAATAGATCCGTTCGCCCAGAACAGAAGGATGCTTGAGAAGCTGACGCCGGACGAGGGCAGGAAACTGCTGCGTTCAGCACTGCTTTCCATGAGTCTGCAGTACCGTCTGTATGCGGATGAATTTGCGAATGCAACGGATGAGGAGATGGAACGTGTGGCCGAACAGTTCGGGAAGAACAGGCTCATGCTGTCCGTCTGGTCTGTTGACGATGATGTCTTCGACATGGTTGTCTCCTCGGTGAAGAAGCTGCTGGCGGATGTCGTGGCCGAGGGTAACAGGCGTCCGGCAAGGAAAGGCAAGGCGGAGCAGAACAGCGTATATATCGCATGCATACCAGACATCTTCAACCGCCGCACCTGACTGCCCTCCGGACAATGCAGGAGGGGTGTAAAGTGAGGCGCATTACCTGATTCCGCATTGCTCCTGCACAGCATGCCATTCGCTTTGAAAGGCAGGAACATGGTGCCCGTTACGCAGTTTGTGACTTCCTGCCCAATATAAATTCGGGCACCCTGCGTAAGAATCAGTGGCGGTTCTTGCTTCAAAGATGAGAGTCTTGCACAAAAGGTATCACATTATGATGTGGGAAGCCCACGTCCTTTAACAATGGAAGGATATCGCAATCCATAGACTCTAACCGACTTGGAAGCGGGATTAAGCTCTTGCTTCAGACGACCTGCAGCGGCGTATGTTGTCCGTCAGGAAGCCTGACAATTATGTTGTCATGCGGTCTGACAACACCACCCGCAATGACAATGCCCATGACACCCGCTTTCCTGATCAGATTGCCCCGATCGTCTTTGTGAAGCACGGCGTTCATCAGCCCTTTCTGGAACACATCGATTTTGTAGCAGGGATTGCGCAAACCGGTGATCTCAATCACTGCCTCGTGTCCGATGCACAGCTGCGTCCCTCTGGGCAAAGCCAGAAGATCTATGTCCGAGGTTGTAATATTCTCGCCCATCTGGCCCGGAAAGACTTCATGTCCTTCCCCG
It includes:
- a CDS encoding MFS transporter; translation: MQNDSEERPGAENRNGVLTHDFRLVILNAGLSRMGVMAYGIVVLWVTLALTHSTVITGLADGMVSLPLFASFIVGAYVDRSPRKKSLGAVAGIARPAAIGILFIALLVHSVLLIALLFFSTSIIIGFTSDVMNSVRSVWSKRFLDDATYKKGTSVMQAATGVAETAGYGLAGAVLVLGFDDAFIALTVIFITAMLAIIPISSPREARKEDGSVGGSVREGLGFIRGNTALLEILLIALLANFIFGTVGVSLTALVQLDFRLSGIYFGSLLFVLGVAAIFGSVLASKVSGSVGRELTATVFLVGLFIGLIGLSPSIYYDYLLLGGIGLLIGMLNVAVSTLAIRKVPEKMMATVQGTFNTFGLGMTFLSGTVGGVVIALTSARSMLLIVCVVAVAIAALSLTFKELNMTRI
- a CDS encoding helix-turn-helix domain-containing protein, with the translated sequence MSGSSAEGREKGNDPYDLVLDALSNSTKMSVLLLLARNEKLTVTQMARHIRVTRSNLYHFVAEMVKDGLLAEPEVVVKKNHIEKYYSQNHEFWKAIDPFAQNRRMLEKLTPDEGRKLLRSALLSMSLQYRLYADEFANATDEEMERVAEQFGKNRLMLSVWSVDDDVFDMVVSSVKKLLADVVAEGNRRPARKGKAEQNSVYIACIPDIFNRRT
- a CDS encoding MOSC domain-containing protein, with protein sequence MSSTIVNGKENSGSGSVVAVCRSRNHDFSKATVESIRLLPGLGVEGDAHMGRTVQHLSRIAKDPNQPNLRQVHLIQYELLEELSGEGHEVFPGQMGENITTSDIDLLALPRGTQLCIGHEAVIEITGLRNPCYKIDVFQKGLMNAVLHKDDRGNLIRKAGVMGIVIAGGVVRPHDNIIVRLPDGQHTPLQVV